From Bacteroidota bacterium:
GACTGCAGAATTCCGATTTCATTTTGTACATTTTTTTTACTTTGGAAAATATCAAAGTTCTTCATTACTAAATTATCAGAGCCGGATAATCCGCGGGTGTTTTCATCATCCCGTACAATAACAGAAGAATTGACGGTATATACAGGCTCAGAATAACGATTTAATATATAGGCAACCGCCAGGGCAATGAAGATTGAAAATGCAAACCAATACCAGTTATCTAAAATTTTAAACAGATACTTTTTAATATCGATGGTCTCTTCCTGCTGAAATTCGTCATTATACTCCATCGCTGTTACTTTTTAATAAAGTTCAAAACCAATATCAGGGTTGTGATACCGGTTAAAAATATTTGAATACTGGGCATATTATTTTTAAAAGTCTTATTTTTCAATGGTTGAATATAAACCATGTCATTGGGTTGCAAATAAAATGCAGGTGATTTTAATATATCCGTGCTGGTCAAATCGATCCGGTATGTTCTGA
This genomic window contains:
- a CDS encoding Wzz/FepE/Etk N-terminal domain-containing protein, which gives rise to MEYNDEFQQEETIDIKKYLFKILDNWYWFAFSIFIALAVAYILNRYSEPVYTVNSSVIVRDDENTRGLSGSDNLVMKNFDIFQSKKNVQNEIGILQS